One genomic window of Thermococcus indicus includes the following:
- a CDS encoding isoaspartyl peptidase/L-asparaginase family protein, producing the protein MVAIIVHGGAGTIRKEERIPKVIEGVREAVLAGWRELKRGSALDAVEEAVKALEDNPLFNAGTGSVLTLDGKVEMDAAIMRGRTLEAGAVAGIWGVKNPISVARKVMEKTDHVLLNGEGAVKFARLMGFEEYNPVTDERLKQWEELRKKLVESGETRHWKKLNELIKEYPEVLRSTVGAVAFDGEEVVAGTSTGGVFLKMFGRVGDTPIIGGGTYANEMAGASCTGLGEVAIKLVLAKSATDFVRLGMDAQAASDAAISLATKYFGADTMGIIMVDAKGNVGFAKNTKHMSHAFMKDGMDEPVAGV; encoded by the coding sequence ATGGTTGCGATAATAGTTCACGGCGGTGCCGGCACGATAAGGAAGGAGGAGCGCATTCCAAAGGTCATCGAAGGCGTTAGAGAGGCTGTTCTGGCCGGCTGGCGCGAGCTCAAGCGGGGCTCTGCTCTGGATGCGGTTGAGGAAGCGGTCAAAGCCCTCGAGGACAACCCGCTCTTCAACGCGGGCACCGGGAGCGTTCTCACCCTCGATGGCAAGGTCGAGATGGACGCTGCCATAATGCGCGGAAGAACCCTTGAAGCGGGTGCCGTTGCCGGAATCTGGGGCGTCAAGAACCCGATAAGTGTTGCGAGAAAGGTCATGGAGAAGACCGACCACGTGCTCCTCAACGGCGAGGGTGCCGTTAAGTTCGCCAGGCTCATGGGCTTCGAGGAGTACAACCCGGTGACAGATGAGAGGCTGAAGCAGTGGGAGGAGCTGAGGAAGAAGCTCGTTGAAAGCGGAGAAACGAGGCACTGGAAGAAGCTCAACGAGCTTATAAAGGAATACCCGGAGGTACTCAGGAGCACGGTTGGAGCGGTGGCCTTCGACGGCGAGGAAGTTGTTGCCGGAACGTCCACCGGAGGGGTCTTCCTCAAGATGTTCGGCCGCGTCGGCGACACCCCGATAATCGGGGGAGGAACATACGCCAATGAAATGGCAGGGGCCTCCTGCACGGGGCTCGGTGAGGTGGCGATAAAGCTCGTCCTGGCCAAGAGCGCCACCGACTTCGTCCGCCTCGGAATGGACGCCCAGGCTGCGAGCGATGCGGCTATAAGCCTCGCCACGAAGTACTTCGGCGCCGACACCATGGGCATAATAATGGTTGATGCCAAGGGCAACGTGGGCTTCGCGAAGAATACAAAGCACATGAGCCACGCCTTCATGAAGGACGGTATGGACGAACCCGTGGCGGGGGTTTGA
- a CDS encoding phosphate signaling complex PhoU family protein: MEFRKIQFTGRSSYIISLPKKWVREHGLSQGDVVPLSINPDGSITIFPKEPKEISERKVLTISREYSPDMAVRLVISAYIQGYDVLEIHLAEEMPIYKVKMRKVLQSLPGVEIILDEPQRMVAKSLLDEEEVNLAELLNRIRSLIMSMLGDLELLIQNPGEEEILRDINDLENELDRFYFLIIRAVNRILTKRGVTEESGIIRRTFDLLGILFIVRNIERIGDHITRIAENPGEVNVPYLKEKFGQMMAQIEERDLTKIDRLMLELKGEIRSIDYRQSIALESYRRILEYLENIGETIINMALS; the protein is encoded by the coding sequence ATGGAGTTCAGAAAAATCCAATTTACCGGCAGGAGTTCATACATAATATCCCTCCCCAAGAAGTGGGTCAGGGAGCACGGCCTCAGCCAGGGCGACGTCGTTCCGCTCTCAATAAACCCCGATGGGAGCATAACGATATTCCCCAAGGAGCCGAAGGAGATAAGTGAGAGGAAGGTCCTTACGATATCCCGCGAATATTCCCCCGACATGGCGGTCAGGCTCGTTATCTCGGCCTACATCCAGGGCTACGATGTTCTTGAGATTCATCTGGCCGAGGAGATGCCGATATACAAGGTGAAGATGCGCAAGGTTCTTCAGAGCCTTCCCGGCGTTGAGATAATCCTCGACGAGCCCCAGAGGATGGTGGCCAAGAGTCTCCTCGACGAGGAGGAGGTCAATCTGGCCGAGCTCCTCAACAGGATTCGCTCTCTCATAATGTCTATGCTCGGTGACCTTGAGCTTCTCATTCAGAACCCCGGTGAGGAGGAGATACTCCGGGATATCAACGACCTCGAGAACGAGCTGGACAGGTTCTACTTCCTCATAATCCGCGCGGTCAACAGGATCCTCACCAAGCGCGGCGTCACCGAGGAGAGCGGCATAATCAGGAGAACCTTTGACCTGCTTGGCATACTCTTCATAGTCAGGAACATCGAGCGCATCGGGGATCACATAACGCGCATCGCCGAGAACCCGGGCGAGGTAAACGTTCCGTACCTCAAGGAGAAGTTCGGCCAGATGATGGCCCAGATTGAGGAGCGCGACCTAACGAAGATCGACAGGCTGATGCTTGAGCTCAAGGGGGAGATACGCTCCATCGACTACCGCCAGTCAATAGCCCTCGAGAGCTACCGCAGGATTCTCGAGTACCTCGAGAACATCGGGGAAACAATAATCAACATGGCGCTTAGCTGA